In Alkalibacter saccharofermentans DSM 14828, the genomic stretch AATCTGTTCATAATCGGTTGCCAACCAAGGTTCTAATTCCATGGATTCGTTAAACTTAAACAGGGTTTCACCTACCCCGTATCTGATTGTTGACCACCCGCTGTATCCTTCATGTGGATTTAAACCTGTATTTCCCATAGCCACTCCATAGGCCATCGTTCCGTAATTAAAGGTTTTTTCCTGTGACGTCGAGCCCGTATTTTCGCAACCGGACAACATCGTCAAAACCAATATGGAGGTAATAAACAAACTGAAAATCCTATATCTTTTATTCATGTCAAGACTCCTTATATTTTAGTTTTTGGATCAAATACATCTCTAAGGGTATCTCCCAGCAAGTTAAACAACATTACAGTTATAAATATGGCAAATCCGGGTGCTAAAACCGTCCACGGGGATGTTTGCAGCATGCTCCTTCCGTTTGACATCATCGAACCCCACTCTGGAATTGGGGGCATTGCCCCTAGTCCAAGAAAGGATAAGCCTGCCAGCTCCATAATTATCGTTCCGATATCAAGGGATGCTGTTACCAGTATCGTTCCTGAAATGTTAGGCAAAATATGCTTTATTATTATCTTCATCGAATTCGATCCGCTTAACCTTGCTGCAGATATAAAAGGCATGCTCATTACCGATAGAACCTGCCCTCTTGCCAGTCTTGCGTACTTTGGCCAAGAAATGCATGCCAGAGCAATTACAGCGTTCATGATGCCGCCTCCCAACACGGATGCAACCGCTATGGCAAAAACCATGCCGGGAAAAGCAAGAAACACATCGGAAATACGCATAATAAACGAATCGAATTTACCGCCTTTGTACCCACAAGCAACGCCTACAATCGTACCTACAGAAGTTATTATGCCTACAAGCAACAGGGAAGTAAGTATAGTGGTCTGCCCCCCAACCAATATCCTAGAGAACATGTCCCTGCCGAAACGGTCTGTACCAAGCAAATGGGCATTGCTTGGTCCTTGAAGCGCTTCAGATAAGTTCTGTTCATAGGGATCGTATGGAACTAATTGAGGTGAAAAAAATGTAACCAAAAGCAGAATCCCCGTTAAGGCGCACAACAAATAAAGCTTAAAGCAAGCTGCCTTCCCTTTTTTGATATTTAAATATCCTTTTGATGAAACTTCCATCGCATTTGTGTTTTTCATCTAATCCTCCTGATTCAAGCGGATGCGAGGATCCAAATACTGATAAGTCATATCAGCGATTAGATTTACTGCCACATAAATAAATGACATCCATATGACATAGGCCTGTATCATAGGATAGTCACGCATGGTTATAGAATCCACCGCTAATTTACCCACGCCGTCCCACATAAATATGGATTCGACGATTGCCGTTCCGCCAAGCAATGATCCTATTGATAGCGCCAGCAGCGTTATTATAGTCAGCATTGAACTTTTGAGGATGCTGCGATAAAAAATCACATTATCTCGTATTCCACGAGCTTTTCCACCTAAAACGTAATCCTTGTTCATTTCTTCCAATACCGCAACTCTTACTTGGCGCAAATACTTTGATGCCATGGATATAGTTAGCGTCAATGTAGGTAAAATCACGCTCACCAAAGGGCTGCTGCCATATCCCATTACAGGAAGGATCTTTAACTTCAATGCAAAAAAATATATAAGCAAAAGTGATACGAAAAAATTCGGCATCGAGTTACCCATAAAGCTTAAGAACCGGATACTGTAATCCAGCAGTCGGTTTCGATTCCTCGCTGCTAGAATTCCAAGGGGAACAGCTATAAGCAAGGTTAAAACTATTGACGTCAGCATCAAATAAACCGTAGCCGGCAATTTTGATATGAAGGTTTCAAATACCGGTTTTCCCGAAATATAAGAAATCCCCATATCTCCTGTTAAAACCCCTTTTAGCCACTTAGAATATTGAACCATAAATGGCTGGTCTAACCCTAGTTCCGCTCTCCTCTCTTCCTTGATTTGTTCTGAAACCCCACTGGAATTGCTGTCATAAAGGGTATCCACTGCATCTCCTGCAGCAGTATGCATCAAGGCGAAAGACAAAAATGTAATCCCCAGTATAATGGGTATGATTTGAATCAATCGTTTGAATATAAATTTTTTCACTAAAAAGGAATCCTCTCTTGTAGTTTAACATCGAGTGTTGATTACAAAAAAAAGAGATTGCAATCAACGGCAACCTCCTGGTTTCATCCCATAAACTACAAAAAACATGCACCGATGGTGCAAGCCTTGCAGATATCTGCGATCAAGCTTTCATAGCTTGTATATGTATGTATAATTATAAAGTTTTGTTATAACCATGTCAAGCGGTTTGAGATCACTCTTGGAGGTTTTGTGGCTTTATTCTTATCCCAACCAATTTCTTCACATCCTCAAGTATCTCTCGATTTGTCACCTTTATCATCAGCCATTTTCCCATTGCTGAAAAACCTGTGGCTTTGTACAGTTCAGACACATAGGGAGTAAACAATCCCTCATTGCAATGATCTTTTACGGTTTCTTCTTCCTTATTGCCTACTACCACTAATGCGATAAAGTACCCATCCATCGGATATATTGTACACAGTGATTTCCCGCTTCTTTTGTATTTTATATTCCAACCGGGCTGAGCTGAACACCGGCTGTAGTCAAAATCCGGTCTAACTTTATAAGTATCCCTTAAGTAGTCAGTCAAATCGTCCCATAAGCCGGCTTTATCGCCTATGAACCTTCTGATATCCTCTATGTCAGGGACATTATCAGAATCAAATTTATCATTCCACTTCATGGCTGCCTCCTATAACCTCGTTTGGATAGTACATCTCTAACCATTCTTTTAGCCTTAGTTCCAGCACCGGGTGCATAGGCTTATCCTGATTTTCCTTGTATGCCTTTGCTGCACTTAAAATAGGTGCTTCCTTGTCTACTTCTTTAAGCAAATGGTCCATATTTTCAATTACATGGGTGCAAGCTGGCCCTTTTACATATGATGACAAATCATGAGCTTTATCTGGAGTAATCTGAATATCCTTATCTCCATTTATTGCAAGTGATGGACACTCGACTTTTTTTAAATCTTCAAAAACATCATATTGATAGTGCTCTCTAAACCATTTTGCATTAATTTTTTGGAATTGATATTTTATGACATCTTTATTGCTTGCCATAATCTTGTCATTAAGTTTCTTAGCCTGCTTCTCAACCTTTTCGTCGACTTTCAGCAACCTCGTTATAATGCCCTTAAAGCCCTTCATGTTCACAATTTCATTCTTAGCCAATTCTCTTTGCCTCACGAGGGCATCAGGCAATGATTCTGCTCCTCCCGAAAGAAAAACAAGTCCATCTACGGGGCATCTTGCGTTGGCAGCTGCAATCAAAGTCGCTCCTTCGCTGTGCCCCAATAAAATAACCTTCTCAACCAAAGGATGGTTCTTAAGATATTCAATACTCGAAAGTATATCATCTACAAGATCGAACAAACCGGTCTCCAGAAAATTCCCTGAGCTTTCACCACATCCCCTTTTATCTACTCTTAGAGTGATGAACCCCAGGCTGCTGATATAGTTGGCAACGTTCTTGTAAATATTAGGGAAAAGTTTTCCAGCTTTGAAATTCCCGTCCCTGTCACCGCTGCCAGAACCCGCTATCACTAATACTGCGTCAAAAGGTCCCTCTCCTATAGGGATTTCAAGAGTTCCCTGTAACTGGTATTTACCCTGTATAGCTACATTTTCTTCGCGATAACTCATCATCATTCCCATCTCCTCTATTTATGAAAGGTCGATATTATCTTGACTGTTGTTTCCATTTCTCGTCGATGCCGTAGTGGATCCTATTAAAAAATTGTTTATGATTGATATGATCCACCTAGCTCCTCGGGCACTACCACCCCGGCGCTTACTATCAGCTTCAAGCCTTCCTCTACGGACATGTCCAAATAGGTCACCTCTTCACTCGGCACCAGCACAAGCATCCCGGATGTGGGGTTTGGAGTCGTAGGTATAAAAACGTTCATAAGCTTTGCTTCAGTCTTTTGCTGTATCTCCCCGCCGCTTTCACCTGTTAAAAATCCTACTACATATGTTCCCTTCCTTGGATATTCGACCAAGACTACTTTGTTGAATATATTCTTCCCCTCGAGAGTGAAGGCGTTTATTATCTGCTTAATCCCAAAATAGACCTTCGGAACTATTGGGATTTTGTGCAGCAACTTTTCTCCGTGATGAAACAGTCTTTCACCTACAACGTTTGAGACTAGAGTGCCCGTTATCATAATCAAAATAATCGTAATGAAAATTCCTATTCCCGGAATTGATATGCCAAATAAGCTTTCTATGTGCCTCCCGATAATATCATCCATGAAGCTAAACATTATTTGTATCAAGTATATCGTCGCAGCTATCGGCAATAGAGAAAACAGACCTCTTATAAATATTTGCCTCATTCTTTTCATGTTGCATCGTCCTCGTATTATAAGAGTTTCGCTAATGGTCGTAGAGATACTCTTATTTATTTTTGTTTTCAATATACTAATGCTACAATCTTTTATTAAAACTTTTCAGCCAACTCTCTTTTAAAGTAGTGCCAGCACCAAACTACTTCGACAAGTTCCCAGCCTTCCCTGCCATATTCGTTTAGCTTTCTAGTCGTGCTTTCTCCAAGCCCCCAAATACATACGCATTTGTATTCAAATGTTTTCACCACGGTCATCTCCTTATCTGCTCTTATATCTCATAATTATTTAGTGCTCCTAATTTTGCGATTTATTATCTTTCTGCAATTACAAGCATTTCATAATCTTCAATGCTAAGCTTGTCTTCTCTCGAATAGGCTCCCAGTTTTGCACCATATATATCTACCTTTTTAAAGCCTAAAGACTTCAAAAGCCAGGTTATCTCGCTTGGCATGTAGTACCTTTCATCGCATTTCAATTCATGTTCGACCCCGTCATCATCTGTAAATGTAGTTACGTTGTAGTCTCTCATAGTCATCAGATCAAAACCGCTGCTTTTATATTTAGCACCATCTTCTGCAGCTCCTGTTTCATGAAAATCATCTATGGAATTAAATATCGGAAACAAACCGTTTAGAGTCGTAAAGATAAATTTTGAAGAGCTCTTAAGTGAATTCGAGACGTTTTTGAGTATCTCAAAATTCATCTCATCTGTTTCCATTAAAGGAAATCCTCCCTCACAAAGCATGATGGCAAGATCGAACTGGTCTTCATAGGGCAGGTTTCTGGCATCGTGCTTAAAAAAATCGATTTTCAGACCTTCTGACAATGCCTTTTCCCTGGCTTTATCAAGTTGGTTATCAGACAAATCGATTCCCGTTACGTCGTATCTTCTTTTTGCAAGCTCAATGGCATGTCTGCCCGTGCCACAACCCACATCTATTATCTTAAGGGATTTGTCATAGGCGATTTCTTCTTCAATAAAATCGCATTCTCCTAACGTGCCTTGAGTGAAAACTTCCTTGTCGTAATTATCTGCATAGTTTTCAAAAAGCTTTTCATACCACTGCTTCATAATAATTTTTCCTCCCTTAATACCCCTTTTAGCCTGAAGCGACATCTTTCTCAGAAGTCAAAAATCTAAATACAAGCTTCTATAATAATTATAGCATATTTCATACTATATGATATTAGGGTTACGTGTGTTTGGCAATATGTAAATGCAATTTGGGCATGCGGACAAAATCTTGGACAAAATAGTTTAGGAGGGTGTCTATGTATTCCCGAGAAGAAAGAAACAGAGCGATACATCTGTATTTAAAATACGATAAGTGTATAGCTGGTGTAATAAGAGATTTAGGTTATCCGAACTATAGAACACTAAAAAAATGGTATGCTGAATACCAACAACAACTACTTGATGGTACTGAAAAGGATCCATGTAAAATGAAACCTCGATACACTGAAGAAGAGATTGGCATTGCTATTGAATATTACCTTGAAAGAGGTAAAAATTGTTCTAGGACAGTCAAAGCATTGGGATATCCGTCAAGAGAAACACTTAGAAAATGGGTAGCTGAAATTGCTCCAGAAGAGAAAAAAATAGGTAGAAGTAATGTACAATATTCTCAGGAGCATAAATTAAAAGCAGTCTCTGAACTCTACTTCCGAAAAGAAAGTGCTACGGTTGTTGCAGAACTCCATAACGTTAACCGAGAGACACTTTAGAATTAGAAAAGAGAACTGTTTCAAGAGGAGTTGCACATACCAATGAATATATATCTAAATTTAACTAAAGACAAGCTTAAAGATGAAATAGATACATTTAAAAAAGAACCGGGCATCAGTCTAGCCAATCTGACAAACAAAGAAAACCAAAAATACAACTCTTACAAAGGTGAACTCTCACCAGCACCTGATAATATAATTCAACGCGATTTTACTGCAGATAAGCCAAACAGTAAATGGCTGACAGATATTACCGAATCCAGGCTACCCGCAGGGAAAGTATATCTTTCACCAATCATAGATTGCTTTGATGGAAAGGTAGTTCAGTGGAGCATATCCAATCATCCTGATGCTGAGTTGACTACTAGTATGCTTGAATCAGCAATAACTACTTTGGTTGAAGGAGAAACTCCCATTATTCACTCTGATAGGGGAAGCCATTATCGTTGGCCAGATTGGATTCACTTAATAGAAAAAGCTGGACTGAAGCGATCCATGTCAAAGAAAGGCTACACCCCTGACAATGCTCCTTGCGAAGGATTTTTTGGCAGAATCAAAAACGAGATGTTCTACAATTGCAAATGGAGGAATGTCACCATTGAAGACTTCATTAGAATACTTGATCAGTATTTAAAATGGTACAATAATGACAGAGTCAAAATGAAACTTGGGGGTAAGAGCATAATTGCTTACCGGAAAAGTCTTGGTATTGTCTAAAAAAGAGTCCAAAAAAACATCCGCATGCCCTTATTATTATTGCACTTCTAGATTACCAAAAACAAATCAAGAACTATATTTTTTATTTTTCTTGAAGAAGTAATACAAAAACTAATGTATAAAAACAAATCTCATTAAAATACAATTTTAAAAGTCTGAATAAATATTGAATTGCAAAAACACGGAGAAGGGATAATTCCCAAATCCGTGCTTTGTCTATAATTTGTATTTATGCAAGGAATTATCCAAGAAGCACAAAGGCAATCTTCTCCATTATATCCTTAAATCCTGCAACTCTAATTTCAAATTGTTTTCACACAACTAAACCTGCATTAAACATTGTCTCTTATTTTACCATTTCCCATTGATTGGATTGAGATGACTTTAATACCGCTGTGCATACTTTATCCACTTTATTACCTTCAAAAAACGTTGTAGACGGTTGCTTTTGTTCAACTACAGCTTTTACAAATTCATAAGCTTCAATTGTTTTAAGCTCACCATAACCAATATTCATCCCTGGGATATTCCAAGTAACTTCGCCATGGAAATGAGCTGGTCCAGTATAAATTGTTTTGAAGCCTCTCCTATCATCAGGATCTTTTGCAAAACATACTTGAAGCTCATTTAATCTTTCATAGTTGAAGAATAATGACCCTTCTGTACCATGGACTTCGATTGTTATGAAGTTGTTTCTACCCCATGCATTTCTTGTCGCTTCAATACTTCCGACAGCACCGTCTTTAAATTTAACTAAAAACAAGTCTTCATCATCTACATCGACTGGGGCTTTCTCAGAACCTTCATCAAGTTTAACTGTACCTAACAAATCTACTCCACCTTTTTGAACAGGTCTTTCTTTTATGTATGTTTTAACAGTTGATACAACTTCTGATATATCTCCAACCAAAAATTGTGATATGTCAATAACGTGTGATGCTATATCACCTAATGTACCGGCGCCAGCTCTATTTTTTTGGAATCTCCATGATAATGGAGATGACGGGTCTGCACTCCAGCTTTGCAAGTAAGTAGCACGCACATTTGTAATCTTACCAACTGATCCTTCATCAATAAACTTTTTAGCTAATTCAATAGCTGGAATTCTTCTGTATTGGTAGGCACACATACTAATAATTCCTTTATTTCTCGCCTTTTCAGCTGCATCAGCCATTGCCTGTGCCTCTTCTTTTGTACTTGCAATCGGTTTTTCACAAAGAACATGCTTCCCGGAATTTAAAGCTGCGATAGCAATTTCTGCATGAGAGTCATTCGGTGTACAGATGATGACCGCATCGATTTCATTATCTGTTATAATATCTCTCCAATCAGTACAACATTTTTGGAAACCAAAACGATCCTTAGCTTGATTTGCGATATCCTCTTCAATGTCACAAATTGTTTTAAAAACAGGTACCGCAGGTGCTGGCCAGAAAAATTTGGGCATATTTGAAAAAGCTACAGAATGGGCTTTACCCATAAACCCAGCCCCAACCAATCCTATATTTAATTTTTTCATATAAATTCGACCTCCTATATTTTGTTATTTTTTATTTTGTGAAAAATTACTCAAAGCAACTGCTAAAACAATAATTAATCCCTTTACAATAGTTTGTTGCGCTGTACTTAAACCTGCTAAAATCAAAGCATTGTTTATAATACCCATTAAGACTGAACCAGTCAATGCACCTATGATAGAACCCTTTCCACCACTCATGGCTGCACCACCAAGAACAACTGCCGCTATAACTGTCAATTCATCGCCTTGACCAAATGAGAATCTCCCTGCTTGCATGCGCGCTGCATATAGTATTCCTGCAAAAGAGGCACATAAACCCGATATAATAAAAACTGATCTTTTAATGCGATCTGTTTTAACCCCGCTATATCTTGCCGATACCTCATTCCCCCCTGTTGCAAGTACGTGTCTTCCAAATGCTGTTTTATTAAAAACAATTACAGCTATTATGTAAATAAAGATAGTCCACAATATCAATACAGAAATACCGCCTACATCACCAATTCCAAAAACCTTATTAAAAGTACTATTTTCAATAGGTACAGCAGCGGTATCCGTTATCCACATAGCACTACCCCTAACTGCTGACATAATACCTAAAGTAGCTAAGAAAGAAGGAATACCTAACTTAGTAACCAACAAGCCATTGACTAAGCCAACAATTAAACCAACTCCTAGTCCGCAAATTATAGCAAGTACTATAGAATTTGTAGATTGAAGCACTAATGCTGAAATCATAGCAGTCATAGCTGCTACAGAACCAACTGTCAAGTCTATTTGACCTGCTGCAATTACGAAAGTACCAGCCGCTGCCATTATAGAAATCATAGCCGTTTGACGCAACACGTTCATTAGATTTCGACTGCTAGTAAATCCTTTGTCATTTAATGTGATAGCAAACAATATAAATGCTACAAAGAAAACGATGTACACCATATATTTGCTGAATTGAATATTCTTTAGTGAGAATCTATTCTCACTATTGGCTTTTTTGTATTGCATACTGAAGTTCCTCCTCTGACTTAATATCTTGACGAGGCATTTCACCCGTAATTCGTCCATCAAATAAAATTATTATCCTATCGCAAGTTGCCAACAACTCTGTCAGTTCGGAGGAAACTAATATTACGCCATTTCCTTCATCTGCGAACTTCCGAACTATCTGAAGTATTTCTGACTTAGCACCTATGTCAACCCCAGCCGTAGGCTCGTCTAGCATCATAATTTTTGGATTTGTATTTAGCCACTTTGAAATCACTATTTTTTGTTGATTTCCTCCTGATAAAAGTTTAATTGTTTTATGGATACTGTTCGTGACAACATTTAATTCCAAAACATTTTTTCTTACTACCTCATTTGCAACCCTCTCAATAATAAATCCTTTTCTTGTTAAGTTTTTTATAATTGGCAAAATACAGTTTTCTTTAACCGAATTTTCTAATATCAATCCTTGCTTTCTTCTATCTTCCGGCACAAGAGCAAACCCCGCTTTTATAGCATCACTTGAATGTCTGGATTCAACAGCCTGCCCTTGAACTAAAACCGTACCAGAAATTTTTTTCCTTAATCCAAACAATGTTTCCAAAATCTCAGTTCGACCACTACCCATTAGTCCAGCTATCCCTAAGATCTCTCCCGGTTTAAGCAAGAACGAAATATTATTGATGCGATCATTAACCTTTAGATTTTGAACACTAAGTAAATCTTCACCATTTAAATCATAGTGTCTTTCTATCCACTCGAACTTTTTTCGAGAATCCTCTCCTCCTGTCATATGATTTATGATTTGATCCAAATTAATGTTTTGAACTGACTCCGTTAAAACTAATTCTCCATCTCTTAAAATGGATATGGAATCAGCAATATCAATAATCTCATTCATCCTATGTGAAATATAAACCATAGAAACACCTTTCGTCTTTAAATCTCTAATGATTTTAAATAATTGTTTTGTTTCAGCAGTGGAAAGAGACGCTGTAGGTTCATCTAAAATCAATATCTTTGCATTTTTCAAAATCGCTTTTGCAATTTCAACCATCTGGCTCATTCCAACGCTAAGTTGGTTCATTGGCGTGTTTGGATTAATTTCTATGCCTAATTCATGCAAAACTTTCTTTGTTTTCTGATTCATATCATCTACATCTCTAAAGACACCCTTTTTTAGTTCATCACCAAGGAATATATTTTCAGCGACAGTCATTGTCTGAATTAATGATAACTCCTGAAAAATCATTGCTATACCTCTTTCCTTGGCATCTTTCAATCCTTCTATTTTAGTCAGTTTCCCTTCAATAAAGATTTCACCTTCATCCAAAGCATATACACCTGTCATTATTTTCATTAATGTAGATTTACCAGCACCGTTACCACCTACCAATGCATGAACTTCACCTTTTTTAAGATTAAAATTGACACTTTTTAAAACAGATACTGATCCAAAACTTTTTTTAATATTCTTCATTTTGAGAATGACTTGTTGTTCCATCTCATATGTTCCTTTCTTTTTTAAGCAAAGTCTGTAGCAACTTTTATTCATGTAAGTAGTGCTACAGACTTTGTCAAATGCCTAATTGCTACTCTCTTTTGCTTTTAGAAGCCAATCAGGAGCACTAACTTTGTAAATGTTTTCATAAGCTTCAATAATATTATTTCTGTCAACACGTTTAGCAGGTACTGCAACATATGCGGGTGCTTCTTTACCTAACAGCGCATAAGCTGCTAAAGTTGCTTCTGCCACACCTTGGTCATATGGCAATTGTGCACCAAGCCCTAATATATTACCTGCTGCTACTTCTTTAGCAATATTATTTCCTAAATCAATTGTGCTTAATTTGATATCCGTGATTCCAGCAGCCCTTAAAGATGATAGAACACCTTCTGCTGGAACGTCCCAATGTGCAAATATCGCATCCAAGTTAGGATGTTTTGTGATCATCGCATCCGCCACACCACTTGCTTCATTTGGATCTTGGAATCCCATTTCAGCCACAATTTCGATGTCTGGATACTTATCAGCCATTGTCTTTTTAAATGCTTCTAATCTTTGAT encodes the following:
- a CDS encoding Gfo/Idh/MocA family protein, which gives rise to MKKLNIGLVGAGFMGKAHSVAFSNMPKFFWPAPAVPVFKTICDIEEDIANQAKDRFGFQKCCTDWRDIITDNEIDAVIICTPNDSHAEIAIAALNSGKHVLCEKPIASTKEEAQAMADAAEKARNKGIISMCAYQYRRIPAIELAKKFIDEGSVGKITNVRATYLQSWSADPSSPLSWRFQKNRAGAGTLGDIASHVIDISQFLVGDISEVVSTVKTYIKERPVQKGGVDLLGTVKLDEGSEKAPVDVDDEDLFLVKFKDGAVGSIEATRNAWGRNNFITIEVHGTEGSLFFNYERLNELQVCFAKDPDDRRGFKTIYTGPAHFHGEVTWNIPGMNIGYGELKTIEAYEFVKAVVEQKQPSTTFFEGNKVDKVCTAVLKSSQSNQWEMVK
- a CDS encoding transposase, which codes for MYSREERNRAIHLYLKYDKCIAGVIRDLGYPNYRTLKKWYAEYQQQLLDGTEKDPCKMKPRYTEEEIGIAIEYYLERGKNCSRTVKALGYPSRETLRKWVAEIAPEEKKIGRSNVQYSQEHKLKAVSELYFRKESATVVAELHNVNRETL
- a CDS encoding DUF502 domain-containing protein produces the protein MKRMRQIFIRGLFSLLPIAATIYLIQIMFSFMDDIIGRHIESLFGISIPGIGIFITIILIMITGTLVSNVVGERLFHHGEKLLHKIPIVPKVYFGIKQIINAFTLEGKNIFNKVVLVEYPRKGTYVVGFLTGESGGEIQQKTEAKLMNVFIPTTPNPTSGMLVLVPSEEVTYLDMSVEEGLKLIVSAGVVVPEELGGSYQS
- a CDS encoding sugar ABC transporter ATP-binding protein; amino-acid sequence: MEQQVILKMKNIKKSFGSVSVLKSVNFNLKKGEVHALVGGNGAGKSTLMKIMTGVYALDEGEIFIEGKLTKIEGLKDAKERGIAMIFQELSLIQTMTVAENIFLGDELKKGVFRDVDDMNQKTKKVLHELGIEINPNTPMNQLSVGMSQMVEIAKAILKNAKILILDEPTASLSTAETKQLFKIIRDLKTKGVSMVYISHRMNEIIDIADSISILRDGELVLTESVQNINLDQIINHMTGGEDSRKKFEWIERHYDLNGEDLLSVQNLKVNDRINNISFLLKPGEILGIAGLMGSGRTEILETLFGLRKKISGTVLVQGQAVESRHSSDAIKAGFALVPEDRRKQGLILENSVKENCILPIIKNLTRKGFIIERVANEVVRKNVLELNVVTNSIHKTIKLLSGGNQQKIVISKWLNTNPKIMMLDEPTAGVDIGAKSEILQIVRKFADEGNGVILVSSELTELLATCDRIIILFDGRITGEMPRQDIKSEEELQYAIQKSQ
- a CDS encoding alpha/beta hydrolase, which encodes MMMSYREENVAIQGKYQLQGTLEIPIGEGPFDAVLVIAGSGSGDRDGNFKAGKLFPNIYKNVANYISSLGFITLRVDKRGCGESSGNFLETGLFDLVDDILSSIEYLKNHPLVEKVILLGHSEGATLIAAANARCPVDGLVFLSGGAESLPDALVRQRELAKNEIVNMKGFKGIITRLLKVDEKVEKQAKKLNDKIMASNKDVIKYQFQKINAKWFREHYQYDVFEDLKKVECPSLAINGDKDIQITPDKAHDLSSYVKGPACTHVIENMDHLLKEVDKEAPILSAAKAYKENQDKPMHPVLELRLKEWLEMYYPNEVIGGSHEVE
- the nikC gene encoding nickel transporter permease; its protein translation is MKNTNAMEVSSKGYLNIKKGKAACFKLYLLCALTGILLLVTFFSPQLVPYDPYEQNLSEALQGPSNAHLLGTDRFGRDMFSRILVGGQTTILTSLLLVGIITSVGTIVGVACGYKGGKFDSFIMRISDVFLAFPGMVFAIAVASVLGGGIMNAVIALACISWPKYARLARGQVLSVMSMPFISAARLSGSNSMKIIIKHILPNISGTILVTASLDIGTIIMELAGLSFLGLGAMPPIPEWGSMMSNGRSMLQTSPWTVLAPGFAIFITVMLFNLLGDTLRDVFDPKTKI
- a CDS encoding DUF3788 domain-containing protein, which encodes MKWNDKFDSDNVPDIEDIRRFIGDKAGLWDDLTDYLRDTYKVRPDFDYSRCSAQPGWNIKYKRSGKSLCTIYPMDGYFIALVVVGNKEEETVKDHCNEGLFTPYVSELYKATGFSAMGKWLMIKVTNREILEDVKKLVGIRIKPQNLQE
- a CDS encoding class I SAM-dependent methyltransferase, which gives rise to MKQWYEKLFENYADNYDKEVFTQGTLGECDFIEEEIAYDKSLKIIDVGCGTGRHAIELAKRRYDVTGIDLSDNQLDKAREKALSEGLKIDFFKHDARNLPYEDQFDLAIMLCEGGFPLMETDEMNFEILKNVSNSLKSSSKFIFTTLNGLFPIFNSIDDFHETGAAEDGAKYKSSGFDLMTMRDYNVTTFTDDDGVEHELKCDERYYMPSEITWLLKSLGFKKVDIYGAKLGAYSREDKLSIEDYEMLVIAER
- the nikB gene encoding nickel ABC transporter permease; translated protein: MKKFIFKRLIQIIPIILGITFLSFALMHTAAGDAVDTLYDSNSSGVSEQIKEERRAELGLDQPFMVQYSKWLKGVLTGDMGISYISGKPVFETFISKLPATVYLMLTSIVLTLLIAVPLGILAARNRNRLLDYSIRFLSFMGNSMPNFFVSLLLIYFFALKLKILPVMGYGSSPLVSVILPTLTLTISMASKYLRQVRVAVLEEMNKDYVLGGKARGIRDNVIFYRSILKSSMLTIITLLALSIGSLLGGTAIVESIFMWDGVGKLAVDSITMRDYPMIQAYVIWMSFIYVAVNLIADMTYQYLDPRIRLNQED
- a CDS encoding ABC transporter permease, whose translation is MQYKKANSENRFSLKNIQFSKYMVYIVFFVAFILFAITLNDKGFTSSRNLMNVLRQTAMISIMAAAGTFVIAAGQIDLTVGSVAAMTAMISALVLQSTNSIVLAIICGLGVGLIVGLVNGLLVTKLGIPSFLATLGIMSAVRGSAMWITDTAAVPIENSTFNKVFGIGDVGGISVLILWTIFIYIIAVIVFNKTAFGRHVLATGGNEVSARYSGVKTDRIKRSVFIISGLCASFAGILYAARMQAGRFSFGQGDELTVIAAVVLGGAAMSGGKGSIIGALTGSVLMGIINNALILAGLSTAQQTIVKGLIIVLAVALSNFSQNKK